Proteins encoded together in one Terriglobia bacterium window:
- a CDS encoding DUF4153 domain-containing protein, whose product MKLPSVRYLIDNAAQAFLRFPYPLVVAASACLLLWWLVGQHDLDLAWLKLLLTLSLGVPLTFSLTLMKERPPFAKRVPSIVYGPLGFLLMGVLLVTLYRHHAPNFSIYYFQWLVPSVVLVSFAAYFGYGETNGFWHFNERLVTRVLLSGLYTLVFFAGVSVVLLFLDKLLGVEIKPEAYARLWIFAAYVFLPWHFLAGVPRDFGELERDGSYPKAVKVFAQYLLVPLATVYFAILYAYLGKILITQQWPSGWVAWLTTSASILGLVTLLLFFPARDREGESWIAKYSKGFCISALPLLGMLLVSIYKRTDQYGLTERRYFLVVLALWLVGMFLYFIFSKPPDIRWVPATFCAVAALTSSGPWGADDVSFRSQRARLMGLLEKNGMWVAGKAVKAGKEVSWEDRKQISACLDYVGEYHGLMRLQPLFREDLRPAADKLKGHYGNTSDATVKVMGPLGVEYVAARAASPGDGKHFSYKVKRGEPLDVEGYATVYRFDYFYGGTFQPCPTKGNQVTVVSGSTTAIRLCREGAGQLGPPLDDMLRRLAKKYPTGGSQEDVPQELMTTEGNGMKVCFQSLNGGPKGKEKSPATIDGSGILLLKRR is encoded by the coding sequence ATGAAGCTCCCCTCGGTGCGGTACCTCATCGACAACGCAGCGCAGGCCTTCCTCCGCTTCCCTTACCCCCTTGTCGTCGCGGCTTCCGCGTGCCTCCTTCTCTGGTGGCTGGTGGGCCAGCATGACCTCGACCTCGCCTGGTTGAAGCTGCTCCTGACCCTGTCGCTGGGCGTCCCGTTGACGTTCTCCCTCACTCTCATGAAGGAGAGGCCGCCCTTCGCGAAGCGGGTCCCCTCCATCGTCTACGGGCCGCTCGGATTCCTGCTGATGGGCGTGCTGCTCGTCACGCTGTACCGGCACCACGCCCCCAACTTCTCGATCTACTACTTCCAGTGGCTGGTCCCTTCCGTCGTCCTGGTCTCCTTCGCGGCGTACTTCGGATACGGGGAGACCAACGGTTTCTGGCACTTCAACGAGCGCCTCGTGACCCGGGTCCTGCTGTCGGGGCTCTACACCCTGGTCTTCTTCGCCGGCGTGTCCGTGGTCCTGCTCTTCCTCGACAAGCTGCTGGGCGTGGAAATCAAGCCCGAGGCTTACGCGCGGCTCTGGATCTTCGCGGCGTACGTGTTCCTTCCCTGGCACTTCCTCGCGGGCGTCCCCCGCGACTTCGGGGAGCTGGAGCGGGACGGCTCCTACCCGAAGGCCGTCAAGGTCTTCGCCCAGTACCTGCTGGTCCCGCTGGCCACGGTCTACTTCGCCATCCTGTACGCGTACCTGGGCAAGATCCTCATCACCCAGCAATGGCCCTCGGGCTGGGTCGCATGGCTCACCACGTCGGCCTCCATCCTGGGGCTCGTCACGCTCCTGCTCTTCTTCCCCGCCAGGGATCGGGAGGGAGAATCCTGGATCGCCAAGTACTCGAAGGGGTTTTGTATCAGCGCCCTGCCCCTGCTCGGAATGCTCCTCGTCTCGATCTACAAGCGCACGGACCAGTACGGGCTCACCGAGCGCCGCTATTTCCTGGTCGTACTGGCCCTGTGGCTCGTCGGCATGTTCCTGTACTTCATCTTCTCGAAGCCACCGGACATTCGCTGGGTGCCCGCCACCTTCTGCGCCGTGGCGGCGCTGACCTCCTCCGGTCCCTGGGGCGCCGACGACGTGTCGTTCAGGAGCCAGAGGGCGCGGCTCATGGGCCTGCTGGAGAAGAACGGGATGTGGGTCGCCGGGAAAGCCGTGAAGGCCGGGAAGGAGGTGTCGTGGGAGGACCGCAAGCAGATCAGCGCCTGCCTGGACTACGTGGGCGAATACCACGGATTGATGCGGCTCCAGCCGTTGTTCCGGGAAGACCTGAGACCCGCGGCCGACAAGCTCAAAGGGCATTACGGGAACACCAGCGACGCCACGGTCAAGGTCATGGGTCCTCTGGGCGTCGAGTACGTTGCGGCGAGGGCTGCCTCCCCGGGCGATGGGAAGCATTTCAGCTACAAGGTGAAGCGCGGCGAGCCGCTGGACGTGGAGGGGTATGCGACCGTATACCGCTTCGACTACTTCTACGGAGGGACGTTCCAGCCCTGCCCCACCAAGGGAAATCAGGTGACGGTCGTCTCCGGCTCGACCACGGCGATCCGGCTCTGCAGGGAAGGCGCGGGGCAGCTGGGTCCGCCGCTGGACGACATGCTGAGGCGTTTGGCGAAGAAGTACCCCACCGGTGGCTCCCAGGAGGACGTGCCCCAGGAGCTGATGACGACCGAAGGAAACGGAATGAAGGTCTGCTTTCAATCGCTGAACGGCGGTCCGAAGGGGAAGGAGAAATCGCCCGCTACCATCGACGGAAGCGGCATCCTCCTCCTGAAGAGGCGATGA
- a CDS encoding Ig-like domain-containing protein: MRDVVVRLTLALAAVWMAASTASARVLTFEERVKAQDGIDRVCCSDQVGSIELLYRLPSLRETLTEFDALYRFLVPVRLAGRQYGKGTRDSYLDPPGRAHSGYERVHGDYQSVAEPRAKNFAGGSPVADVGLSPISRTVPPRTPQDGPGGPILVIASSINPFTYYYAEILRTEGLDEFAVLGIADITPAVLADYDIAILGEMSFTTAQVTMLTDWTNAGGTLVAMRPDAQLSGLLGITPAAGTLSDKYLLVDTTSGPGLGIVGQTIQYHGTADLYTQSGATAVATLYSDATTATANPAVTLRAVGENGGQAIAFTYDLARSVVYTRQGNPARVGQKRDGQIPPIRSDDQFFGNASFDPRADWVDLGKVAIPQADEQQRLLANAITLGNLHRKPLPRFWYLPKGLKAAIVETGDDHGDAGMQPRFDTYIGESPANCSAPDWECVRATGYLYVGSTFTDAQALSYTNAGFEVALHVNTDCVNFTQAQYQDFITSQMATFHERFPSIPLPATNRNHCVAWSDWSMTAEVEAQNGIRFDTNYYYWPSSWIQDRPGMFTGSGFPMRFAKLDGTIIDCFQASTEMPDESGETFPAFCDALLDRATGPEGYYGVFTTNMHFDHASHAGSNAIVASAQAHGVPVVSAKQMLDWLDGRNGSSFGNITWSGGVLGFTVSAGAGARNMEAMVPTASAVGVLTGIVRDAAPLDFRRETIKGIEYAFFPATTGSYQATYAPDLTPPGVTEVSATPHPDGTAAIRWTTNEASDSRVDYGTAQVSLALNASDATLVTSHSITLGGLSPATTYYYRVTSKDAANNSVTEPLVTSDPLSFATPAQICFTDATSADFAAGTTGASTAVAETGDGEVILAPSEGAEFSGTSMPAGWFTYPLTGGGATVFGGVVVVDGARINTSRVGDLTPGGGPRYGPGRALEFDATFVAAPWQHAGFGGGNDVLPDGMFDISPWAIFSTGSGGASLLARTWNGGSFHDVDLGANWLNARHRFGIEWRTDGFVDFLIDGALVSSHSGAGYEAITTAMRPGASDYNNGGPTLTLDWIRMSPYPASGTYGSRIFDGGTVRNWGAITWTADLPAATGLWIYVRTGNTSMPDGTWTPYVLVPSSGSTIGGASRYLQYRADLSTADPDRTPALREVSISCETLPDLTPPSVAARSPSPGATDVPVGTQVVVTFSEPMNGATLTASTVRLRAQGAAIDVSATVTPSGATAALTPIAPLMSATVYTVTVEHMVEDLAGNALGADDVWTFTTAVQVSCQTDTTAPDFAAGDAGGGTYVAQTGDGEVTLEPALGEEFSGTAVPTGWSSLPWTGGTTTISNGVATVDGAYFRANAVYAPDHTLEFSATFGAQTFEQAGFAVAFNGGEPWAMFSTGPTTGQLYARTNSGASSHDVLNPGSWVGATHRFRIDWGAASVVYSIDGAVVHTETANVPTTSMRPMASDYSFGGPVIRVDWMRMSPYPAAGWFVSRVFDGGAGATWQTLTPSGDLPEGTAYAFETRTGATPTPDISWSSFAAVSGTSIPTPIGRYLQYRATLTTTSGAATPELAAVAACGVNCVPVDCDDGDPCTQDSCSAGVCAHSPIVCVASDPCHLAGVCNPETGVCSNPAKADGSACDDGNACTRRDGCQSGVCTGADPVVCRALDPCHDVGICDPATRVCSNPAKADGAACDDRNACTANDVCTGGTCGGTPGDTCPSFVCGEHEGADLQMQRERWFTSHRLDPNGRFSPDARNLALAQIDENVRKGILRTSQVRRIPGESWMPMGPAPLFSAGRKWVGRVTAIAIHPTNPNVAYIGGARGGVWKTTDHGESWTPLTDGQASLATGALAIDPRDAEIVYAGTGESNLSGDSYYGAGILKSTNGGTTWALVGQETFGGTSVSRIIVHPSDSSVLWAANTDGSGGFIPSVPPRPTGWNPWGVWKSADGGLSWNRVLGNVQTGTETTETNDLAIDPDDPDTLIAGVYNAGVWKSTDGGSTWTQKTAGLPLSSAMGRVALAIDPAESETVYAVFESITDQRQLGAYRSDDGGETWTSLPNIVQGSSSCEGNVLDDICTYAGPGAGFCNFALVIAVAPDQSVWLGGVGLWSSVDAGITWTSVCPDPVHVDQHALAFRGNDVWLGNDGGVFTTSDRGATWTSRNGGGLALTQFYPGAAAYFGSPMEILGGSQDNGSLSHEGSLSEPTWYEAMAGDGAFQAIDFLSPATRFTSTENLCVSRTTNGGASWTQADNGLEDAANRTRTAFISPLVMCPNDPRILIAGSRTAWRTADGASNWSRDRDGDLPDGQLIQAMAFAQSTGDCNTYFAGTDKGRVYRRTALFGVLREWDDITSTLPVNPAGGGINDIAVDRNAAGVVIVGLSGFGTRHVYRTTNALASPAVVTWAAIDPGIPDNPVNAVLIDPNDSSIIYIGTDVGIFRSTDGGVTWGTFMLGHPNVAVFDLVASPPAPGSPTDILSFTHGRGVYRLATNNIWGGPDVISDGGTYGLARDIQCTDCVNACVNITASDVVLDCGGRTIMGTAPPSVPNCGIGVKVAADAKNVTVRNCVIRDFPRGVHVVAGADHQDSLVEDNMIESCLDQGVLLDGDYAYNTVANNTFEDNETGVWIHSSWNTITGNTIRDSHYDGVVIDRSSYNTIVNNFVRQSGVDGMTITALSGGNAIYNNYFDEGTNVFFSMWNLGVPTVYWDTTPEDGSRIYSPGSKIGGNYWTRYSEVCADTDTDGFCDDPYYLEDHGCNCNVDRHPLSDKYRCPDGTTVGACSIQRPLFCSASGPLEDCTVCGCPGFMRCTGDGSCKVRMPPVVLPPPGDLKPRRRGGRTG; encoded by the coding sequence ATGCGAGACGTAGTCGTGCGTCTCACGCTCGCCCTGGCCGCCGTGTGGATGGCTGCGTCCACCGCCTCCGCCCGCGTCCTCACCTTCGAGGAACGCGTCAAGGCGCAGGATGGGATCGATCGTGTTTGCTGCTCAGATCAGGTCGGCAGCATTGAGTTGCTCTACCGGCTCCCTTCGCTCCGAGAGACCTTGACGGAGTTCGATGCGCTGTATCGCTTTCTCGTACCGGTTCGCCTGGCCGGCCGCCAATACGGCAAAGGCACTCGGGATTCCTACCTCGACCCTCCGGGAAGGGCCCACTCGGGCTACGAACGCGTCCACGGCGACTATCAGAGCGTGGCCGAGCCTCGGGCGAAGAACTTCGCCGGGGGCTCTCCCGTGGCAGACGTGGGGTTGTCCCCCATAAGCAGGACCGTTCCACCGCGGACACCCCAGGATGGACCGGGTGGACCGATCCTCGTGATCGCCTCCTCCATCAACCCGTTCACTTACTATTACGCCGAGATTCTCAGGACGGAAGGGCTCGATGAGTTCGCTGTCCTGGGCATCGCCGACATCACGCCGGCCGTTCTCGCGGACTACGACATCGCGATCCTCGGCGAGATGTCGTTCACGACCGCGCAGGTCACCATGCTCACCGACTGGACGAACGCTGGCGGGACCCTCGTGGCCATGCGGCCGGACGCGCAGCTCTCCGGGCTGCTCGGCATCACGCCGGCGGCCGGGACGCTCTCCGACAAGTACCTGCTCGTGGACACGACCTCGGGTCCGGGCCTGGGGATCGTCGGGCAGACGATCCAGTACCACGGCACTGCGGACCTGTACACCCAGAGCGGAGCGACCGCGGTCGCGACGCTCTACTCGGACGCGACGACCGCGACGGCGAACCCGGCGGTCACACTGCGCGCCGTGGGCGAGAACGGCGGGCAAGCGATCGCGTTCACCTACGACCTCGCGCGTTCGGTGGTCTACACCCGCCAGGGCAACCCGGCGCGGGTGGGACAGAAGCGCGACGGCCAGATTCCGCCGATCCGCTCCGACGACCAGTTCTTCGGCAACGCGTCGTTCGACCCGCGGGCCGACTGGGTGGACCTGGGCAAGGTCGCGATTCCGCAGGCCGACGAGCAGCAGCGTCTGCTCGCCAACGCGATCACCCTCGGCAACCTGCACCGCAAGCCGTTGCCGCGATTCTGGTACCTCCCCAAGGGCCTCAAGGCGGCGATCGTCGAGACGGGCGACGACCACGGCGACGCCGGCATGCAGCCGCGTTTCGACACCTACATCGGCGAGAGCCCGGCCAACTGCTCGGCGCCCGATTGGGAGTGCGTGCGCGCCACGGGCTACCTGTACGTCGGATCCACGTTCACGGACGCGCAAGCGCTCTCCTACACCAACGCTGGATTCGAGGTGGCGCTCCACGTGAACACCGACTGCGTCAACTTCACCCAGGCGCAGTACCAGGACTTCATCACGAGCCAGATGGCCACGTTCCACGAGCGGTTCCCGAGTATCCCGTTGCCGGCGACCAACCGGAACCACTGCGTCGCGTGGAGCGACTGGAGCATGACCGCCGAGGTCGAGGCGCAGAACGGCATCCGATTCGACACGAACTACTACTACTGGCCTTCGAGTTGGATCCAGGACCGCCCCGGTATGTTCACGGGATCGGGGTTCCCGATGCGCTTCGCGAAGCTCGACGGGACGATCATCGACTGCTTCCAGGCGTCCACCGAGATGCCGGACGAGTCGGGCGAGACGTTCCCCGCGTTCTGCGACGCGCTCCTCGACAGGGCCACCGGGCCCGAGGGGTATTACGGAGTCTTCACCACCAACATGCATTTCGACCACGCGAGCCACGCGGGCTCGAACGCGATCGTCGCGTCGGCACAGGCCCACGGGGTGCCGGTGGTCTCGGCCAAGCAGATGCTCGACTGGCTCGACGGGCGGAACGGCTCCTCGTTCGGGAACATCACCTGGAGCGGAGGCGTCCTGGGATTCACGGTCTCGGCGGGCGCCGGCGCCCGGAACATGGAGGCCATGGTCCCGACGGCGTCGGCCGTCGGCGTCCTCACGGGAATCGTGCGCGACGCGGCGCCCCTCGACTTCCGGAGGGAGACGATCAAGGGGATCGAGTACGCGTTCTTCCCGGCGACCACCGGGAGCTACCAGGCAACCTATGCGCCCGACCTGACGCCACCCGGCGTCACCGAAGTGAGCGCGACGCCTCACCCCGACGGCACGGCAGCGATCAGGTGGACGACGAACGAAGCATCCGACTCGCGCGTCGACTACGGCACGGCGCAAGTTTCGCTCGCGCTCAACGCGAGCGATGCGACGCTGGTGACGAGCCACAGCATCACGCTCGGCGGCCTCTCGCCTGCCACCACGTACTACTACCGCGTGACGTCGAAGGACGCGGCGAACAACTCCGTCACGGAACCCCTCGTGACGTCGGATCCTCTCAGCTTCGCCACGCCGGCGCAGATCTGCTTCACCGATGCCACGTCGGCCGATTTCGCCGCGGGCACGACCGGCGCCTCGACGGCCGTGGCCGAGACCGGCGACGGGGAAGTGATCCTGGCGCCGTCCGAGGGAGCGGAGTTCTCGGGGACCAGCATGCCGGCCGGCTGGTTCACCTATCCCTTGACCGGCGGCGGGGCAACCGTCTTCGGGGGCGTCGTCGTCGTGGACGGTGCGCGGATCAATACATCGCGCGTCGGCGACCTGACGCCGGGTGGCGGGCCGCGCTACGGGCCGGGGCGGGCCCTCGAGTTCGACGCGACGTTCGTGGCCGCACCGTGGCAACATGCCGGCTTCGGTGGCGGAAACGACGTCCTCCCCGACGGGATGTTCGACATCTCGCCGTGGGCGATCTTCAGCACGGGCAGCGGGGGCGCCAGCCTGCTCGCGCGCACTTGGAACGGTGGTTCGTTCCACGACGTGGACCTCGGCGCGAACTGGCTCAATGCGCGCCATCGCTTTGGGATCGAGTGGCGGACGGACGGCTTCGTCGACTTCCTGATCGACGGAGCCCTCGTCTCGTCGCACAGCGGTGCGGGTTACGAAGCGATCACGACGGCGATGCGCCCGGGAGCGAGCGACTACAACAACGGCGGACCGACACTGACGTTGGACTGGATTCGGATGAGTCCCTACCCTGCGTCGGGAACCTATGGGTCCCGGATATTCGACGGCGGAACGGTGCGCAACTGGGGAGCAATCACGTGGACGGCCGATCTGCCCGCGGCGACCGGGCTGTGGATCTACGTGCGGACCGGCAACACGTCGATGCCCGACGGGACCTGGACGCCGTACGTGCTCGTGCCTTCGTCGGGATCGACGATCGGCGGCGCCTCGCGCTACCTGCAGTACCGCGCCGACCTGAGCACCGCGGATCCGGATCGGACGCCGGCGCTGCGGGAGGTATCGATCTCTTGCGAGACGCTTCCCGACCTCACGCCGCCGTCGGTGGCCGCGCGCTCGCCGTCGCCGGGCGCGACCGATGTCCCCGTGGGAACACAGGTCGTAGTGACGTTCAGCGAGCCGATGAACGGCGCGACCCTCACGGCGTCCACGGTGCGGCTGAGAGCGCAAGGCGCCGCGATCGACGTGTCCGCGACGGTGACCCCCTCCGGAGCAACCGCCGCGCTGACGCCCATAGCACCTCTGATGTCCGCAACCGTGTACACCGTGACCGTGGAGCACATGGTCGAGGATCTGGCCGGCAACGCTCTCGGCGCCGACGACGTCTGGACCTTCACGACCGCCGTCCAGGTCTCGTGCCAGACCGACACGACCGCTCCGGATTTCGCCGCAGGAGACGCCGGCGGCGGAACGTACGTGGCGCAGACCGGCGACGGCGAGGTGACCTTGGAGCCCGCATTGGGCGAAGAGTTCTCGGGAACGGCGGTTCCGACGGGGTGGTCGAGCCTTCCGTGGACCGGCGGCACGACCACGATCTCGAACGGCGTGGCGACCGTGGACGGGGCCTACTTCCGGGCGAACGCGGTCTACGCGCCCGATCACACCCTTGAATTCTCAGCGACCTTCGGCGCGCAGACCTTCGAGCAGGCCGGATTCGCCGTCGCGTTCAACGGCGGCGAGCCGTGGGCGATGTTCAGCACGGGGCCCACGACGGGTCAACTCTACGCTCGGACGAACAGCGGCGCATCGTCCCACGACGTGCTCAATCCCGGAAGCTGGGTCGGGGCGACCCACAGGTTCCGGATCGACTGGGGTGCCGCGAGCGTCGTTTATTCCATCGACGGAGCCGTCGTCCATACCGAAACCGCGAACGTGCCGACGACGAGCATGCGGCCCATGGCGAGCGACTACAGTTTCGGCGGACCGGTCATCCGTGTCGACTGGATGCGAATGAGCCCGTATCCCGCCGCCGGCTGGTTCGTGTCCCGCGTCTTCGACGGGGGGGCCGGGGCGACGTGGCAAACCCTGACCCCGAGCGGCGACCTACCCGAAGGAACGGCGTATGCGTTCGAAACTCGCACCGGCGCGACCCCGACTCCCGACATCTCCTGGTCGTCGTTCGCCGCGGTGTCCGGCACTTCAATCCCGACTCCGATCGGCCGCTACCTCCAGTACCGGGCGACGCTGACGACGACGAGCGGGGCTGCAACCCCCGAGTTGGCCGCCGTGGCGGCCTGCGGGGTCAACTGCGTTCCCGTCGATTGCGACGACGGCGATCCATGCACCCAGGATTCATGCAGCGCTGGGGTGTGCGCCCACTCGCCGATCGTATGCGTGGCTTCGGATCCGTGTCACCTCGCCGGCGTCTGCAATCCGGAGACCGGCGTCTGCTCCAACCCGGCGAAAGCCGACGGCTCCGCTTGCGACGACGGCAATGCCTGCACGCGGAGGGACGGCTGCCAGTCGGGTGTCTGCACCGGTGCGGACCCGGTGGTGTGCAGGGCGCTCGACCCGTGCCACGACGTCGGCATCTGTGATCCGGCCACGCGTGTGTGCTCGAACCCGGCGAAGGCCGACGGTGCCGCTTGCGACGACCGCAACGCTTGCACGGCAAACGATGTCTGCACCGGCGGAACCTGCGGCGGGACACCGGGCGACACCTGCCCATCGTTCGTCTGCGGAGAGCACGAAGGAGCCGACCTCCAGATGCAGCGGGAACGGTGGTTCACGAGCCACCGACTCGATCCGAACGGCCGCTTTTCACCGGACGCGCGGAATCTCGCTCTCGCGCAGATCGACGAGAACGTCCGCAAGGGTATTTTGCGCACGTCTCAAGTGCGCCGGATCCCCGGAGAGAGCTGGATGCCCATGGGCCCTGCGCCGCTCTTCAGCGCCGGAAGGAAGTGGGTGGGGCGGGTGACGGCGATCGCGATCCATCCCACAAATCCGAACGTGGCCTACATCGGAGGGGCACGGGGAGGTGTCTGGAAGACCACCGACCACGGCGAGAGCTGGACACCGCTCACCGACGGCCAGGCGTCGCTCGCGACGGGGGCGCTCGCGATCGATCCGCGCGATGCGGAGATCGTCTACGCGGGGACGGGCGAGTCCAACTTGAGCGGCGACAGCTACTACGGGGCCGGAATCCTCAAGTCGACGAACGGAGGTACGACTTGGGCTCTGGTGGGCCAGGAGACGTTCGGGGGCACGAGCGTGAGTCGCATCATCGTCCACCCATCGGATTCGAGCGTCCTCTGGGCTGCCAATACGGATGGATCGGGGGGCTTCATCCCCAGCGTCCCGCCTCGACCCACTGGCTGGAACCCGTGGGGCGTCTGGAAGTCTGCCGATGGCGGGCTGAGCTGGAACAGGGTTCTTGGCAACGTCCAGACAGGCACCGAGACCACGGAAACCAACGACCTCGCGATCGACCCCGACGACCCGGACACGCTCATAGCCGGCGTCTATAACGCCGGCGTCTGGAAGTCGACCGACGGCGGCTCGACCTGGACGCAGAAGACGGCGGGATTGCCGTTATCGTCCGCCATGGGGCGGGTGGCGCTCGCCATCGACCCGGCCGAGTCGGAGACGGTGTACGCCGTCTTCGAGAGCATCACCGACCAGCGACAGCTCGGCGCGTACAGGAGCGACGACGGCGGCGAAACGTGGACCTCGCTACCCAACATCGTTCAAGGCAGCTCGTCGTGCGAGGGAAACGTCCTTGATGACATCTGTACGTACGCCGGCCCCGGCGCCGGCTTCTGCAATTTCGCCCTCGTCATCGCGGTCGCGCCGGACCAATCGGTATGGCTCGGCGGCGTCGGGCTCTGGAGTTCCGTCGACGCCGGGATCACTTGGACGAGCGTCTGTCCGGATCCGGTGCACGTGGACCAGCATGCTCTCGCATTCCGGGGAAACGACGTCTGGCTGGGGAACGATGGCGGCGTCTTCACGACTTCGGACAGGGGCGCGACGTGGACCAGCCGCAACGGCGGCGGCCTGGCGCTCACGCAGTTCTACCCCGGCGCTGCGGCCTACTTCGGGAGCCCCATGGAGATTCTTGGCGGCAGCCAGGACAACGGCTCCCTGAGTCACGAGGGCTCGCTGTCCGAACCCACGTGGTACGAAGCGATGGCGGGCGATGGTGCTTTCCAGGCGATCGACTTTCTCTCACCGGCAACGCGATTCACATCAACCGAGAACCTCTGCGTCTCGAGAACGACCAACGGCGGAGCATCCTGGACGCAGGCCGATAACGGCCTGGAAGACGCCGCGAACCGGACCCGCACGGCGTTCATCTCTCCGCTCGTGATGTGTCCGAACGACCCGCGGATCCTCATCGCGGGCAGCAGAACGGCCTGGCGCACCGCCGATGGCGCAAGCAACTGGTCGCGCGACAGGGACGGTGATCTTCCGGATGGGCAATTGATACAGGCGATGGCCTTCGCTCAATCGACCGGCGACTGCAATACGTACTTCGCGGGGACCGACAAGGGACGCGTGTATCGCCGAACAGCGCTGTTCGGCGTGTTACGGGAATGGGACGACATCACCTCGACACTGCCCGTCAATCCGGCCGGAGGGGGAATCAACGACATCGCCGTGGACCGGAACGCCGCCGGGGTCGTGATCGTGGGGCTCTCCGGATTCGGCACGCGCCACGTCTATCGCACGACCAACGCCCTCGCGTCACCCGCGGTGGTGACGTGGGCCGCGATCGACCCGGGAATCCCCGATAACCCGGTCAACGCGGTGCTCATCGACCCGAACGACTCGAGCATCATCTACATCGGAACGGACGTCGGCATCTTCCGCAGCACGGATGGAGGAGTCACCTGGGGAACTTTCATGCTCGGCCACCCGAACGTGGCCGTCTTCGACCTCGTCGCCAGCCCCCCCGCGCCAGGCAGCCCCACGGATATCCTCTCGTTCACCCACGGACGGGGCGTCTATCGGCTGGCGACCAACAACATCTGGGGCGGCCCCGACGTGATCAGCGATGGAGGGACCTACGGCCTGGCGCGGGATATCCAGTGCACCGACTGCGTGAATGCCTGCGTCAACATCACCGCGAGCGACGTCGTGCTGGACTGCGGCGGAAGGACGATCATGGGGACCGCGCCTCCGTCCGTTCCGAATTGCGGTATCGGCGTGAAGGTAGCGGCCGATGCGAAGAACGTCACCGTCCGGAACTGCGTCATTCGCGACTTCCCGCGTGGGGTCCACGTCGTCGCCGGAGCCGATCACCAAGACAGTCTCGTCGAGGACAACATGATCGAATCGTGCTTGGATCAAGGAGTCCTCTTGGATGGCGATTACGCCTACAATACCGTCGCCAACAACACGTTCGAGGACAACGAGACGGGCGTCTGGATCCACTCGAGCTGGAACACCATCACCGGGAACACCATTCGGGACAGCCATTACGACGGTGTCGTCATCGACCGATCCTCCTACAACACGATCGTCAACAACTTCGTTCGTCAGAGCGGAGTGGATGGAATGACCATCACCGCTCTGTCGGGTGGCAACGCCATCTACAACAACTACTTCGACGAAGGAACGAACGTCTTCTTCTCCATGTGGAACCTGGGCGTTCCGACCGTATATTGGGACACGACCCCAGAGGACGGAAGCCGGATCTACTCTCCCGGATCCAAGATCGGCGGCAACTACTGGACCCGCTATTCGGAGGTCTGCGCCGACACGGACACGGATGGGTTCTGCGACGATCCTTACTACTTGGAGGACCATGGCTGTAACTGCAACGTCGACCGCCACCCGCTCAGCGACAAGTATCGCTGTCCGGACGGCACGACCGTCGGAGCATGCTCCATTCAGCGACCGCTCTTTTGTTCCGCGAGCGGCCCGTTGGAGGATTGCACCGTGTGCGGATGCCCCGGATTCATGAGGTGCACCGGAGATGGCAGTTGCAAGGTGAGAATGCCTCCAGTTGTCTTGCCACCTCCCGGGGATCTCAAGCCCAGAAGACGAGGAGGTCGAACCGGATAG